A single window of Nicotiana sylvestris chromosome 3, ASM39365v2, whole genome shotgun sequence DNA harbors:
- the LOC138887710 gene encoding uncharacterized protein — translation MAPKLEDPGAFTIPCTIGSANFVKAFCDLGASISLMPYSIFKTMGIGQPKPISMRLQIADRSMKRPLGIIDDVLVRVDKFILPADFMILDFEVDYEVSIILCRPFLATRKALVDVEAGELTFRVGDDKVVFHVCKSMKQPNSTKVCSFVYLVTAVIVDDTSAMINVEDPLETMLLNIDVNEDSNSHRLEGLHGLPEAKQDDPQGPFPIVIP, via the exons atggctccgaagcttgaagatcccggtgctttcaccattccttgcaccattgggagtgcaaatTTTGTCAAAGCTttttgtgacttgggagctagtatcagcttgatgccctactcgattttcaaaactatgggtatcgggcaacctaaGCCAatttcaatgagacttcaaatagcggatcgatcgatgaagcgacctttgggcattattgatgatgtgcttgttcgggtggacaaattcatattgccggccgactttatgattttggattttgaagtggactatgaggtttcTATTATCTTgtgtagacctttccttgcaacgaggaaggcattggttgatgttgaagcgggtgagctcactttccgagtgggagatgacaAGGTCGTTTTCcacgtttgcaaatctatgaagcaacccaatagcaccaaGGTGTGCTCCTTTGTATaccttgtcacagctgtgattgtggatgataccagtgctatgatcaacgtggaggatCCTCTTGAAACAATGCTCTTAAACATAGATGTCAATGAGGATtcaa acagtcacaggttggagggtttgcatggactaccggaagctaaacaagatGACCCTCAAGGACCATTTCCCATTGTCATTCCTTGA